From Candoia aspera isolate rCanAsp1 chromosome 8, rCanAsp1.hap2, whole genome shotgun sequence, a single genomic window includes:
- the HS3ST1 gene encoding heparan sulfate glucosamine 3-O-sulfotransferase 1 translates to MEWSLHVPYASSMKERLTSAMAVFLLGVTLLVVQPQDVPSGPAFSSRTEVTAQKEPFKKCSINKTIHPNGTLQQLPQAIIIGVRKGGTRALLEMLSLHPDVAVAESEVHFFDWEEHYGNGLQWYMNQMPFSYPGQITVEKTPAYFTSSKVPERVYGMNKFIRLLLILRDPVERMVSDYTQVSFNHVQNHLPYPSIEEFLVKDGELNMNYKAINKSLYYIHMQNWLKYFPLDNIHVVDGDKLIRDPFSEIVKVERFLKLSPQINASNFYFNKTKGFYCLKDRGRDRCLHESKGRAHPKIDSFLLQKLYGYFYEHNQKFFELVGRTFDWH, encoded by the coding sequence ATGGAATGGTCTCTTCATGTCCCATATGCCAGTAGCATGAAAGAACGTTTGACCTCTGCCATGGCAGTGTTTCTCCTAGGAGTGACCTTGCTTGTTGTTCAGCCTCAGGACGTGCCTTCTGGACCAGCCTTCAGCTCCAGGACGGAGGTCACCGCTCAGaaagaaccttttaaaaaatgtagtatAAACAAAACCATCCATCCTAATGGGACTCTTCAGCAGCTTCCACAAGCAATCATCATCGGTGTACGGAAAGGAGGAACAAGAGCCTTGCTGGAAATGTTAAGCCTTCATCCGGACGTAGCAGTGGCAGAAAGCGAAGTCCACTTCTTTGACTGGGAAGAGCATTATGGGAATGGATTGCAATGGTATATGAACCAAATGCCATTCTCTTACCCCGGTCAGATAACAGTGGAGAAAACTCCAGCTTATTTCACCTCATCCAAAGTGCCAGAAAGAGTTTACGGAATGAACAAGTTTATCAGATTACTCCTTATTTTACGAGATCCTGTCGAAAGAATGGTGTCAGATTACACACAGGTTTCTTTTAACCATGTGCAAAACCATCTGCCGTATCCTTCCATTGAAGAATTCCTTGTTAAAGATGGTGAACTCAATATGAACTATAAGGCAATAAACAAGAGTTTGTATTACATTCACATGCAAAATTGGTTGAAATATTTTCCTCTGGATAACATTCATGTTGTAGATGGGGATAAACTGATCAGAGATCCCTTCTCAGAAATAGTAAAAGTAGAAAGATTTTTAAAGCTGTCCCCTCAGATAAATGCTTCAAACTTTTActttaacaaaacaaaaggcttttATTGCCTAAAAGACCGTGGTAGAGATCGGTGTTTACATGAGTCAAAAGGAAGAGCACATCCCAAAATAGATTCATTTTTACTTCAGAAGCTATATGGATATTTTTATGAACATAATCAGAAATTCTTTGAGCTTGTTGGCAGAACGTTTGACTGGCACTGA